The DNA segment TTGATTCTGGAGCACGTCCCGCCTCGCAAGCTTCATTTCGGAAGTTCCTTCATGCAGtttcaagaacttctcccaaagttcctttgctgagtcgtagttgccgattcgATTGACCTCCTGGGGCAGAAGAACGTTGAGTAGATGGAATTATGCTTTACCATtcaccacgaagtcggcttgctccttattcgtccactgatattcttatGTCTTTTGGAAgtgtaaaaccatatttcattgttaaaataatttcgaaatatgttttgaagaatacctccatccggcgttttcattgtgcgaagtctccctcaaacttcggtggatgaatgcttgtaccggttagtccttctgaggcggttgaACTCAGATATCACTTGTTGGTGTAGCGTCGGGGCCGGTGAGAGGGCGCAACGTCTGTAAACAAGAATAACCTTTCCCTTCTTTCCAACCAAGATTAGTAGCAatatcacaattaaaataaactaaaatgaacaactaattaaaaagaaaagaggcaaacaaatttgacttggttacaacctaggtagttgttaatctaaggtggtTGCAAAGCTCTACAAGAAATATCTCCTTCTCTGTAAGCGGAAAAgactcttacactctttgaaaagcttagAAAATCTCTAAgaaatgattacagtagttgttctAAAGTTGTTGtatctttcctaggtccagggggtccttttatagccccaagAAAATCTTATCtactgcttgagggcgcctccaaggggcttggagggcgcctccaacgaggcagcggataaagctttatccgctgcCAAACTGCTACAAAGACTGggtcgagggcgccctcaataaGCATGATACTTATGGAGAGCGCTTCCCATCCTTTATGGAGGGCCCCCTCTGCCTGCAACATATAAATAGCTCCAGCTTTCTTTTGGATCTTCCGttgctccgttcgcttgggtgattgcggccaaccgaaatagagctcacccgaacccaatttctagccttctcctcgagcaggcttccgctccggcttctcgtccctcgaacgtcgcgtacgttcttctcgtccaccggtgtattcttccgtagccctttcgtccttcggatgcatcgagcccgtcgacaaccatatttatcatttttttatatttattattaccaTAGATAATGTAATATGTTACCATATATATCAGAATACTTTTCCATATAATTAGTTGACCATATGTATAAATAAGTTTGTTAGCCTATGCTAATATTAATAAGAAAGTaattatttcttttctctcttttgttTATTACATACTTATCAGTTAACTCACTTCTTCCCAAACGAggttaaaaattctcttttttttttttatttaaccttTCCTCCCCTTCTCTTACCTCCTCCCAAATAGAGGgttagtgaaaaaaataaaagagaaaccacTCATTTGTGAAAATGAGTATGGATCGATTATGTTTCCTAACCCGATTGCAATGGTAAAAGAATGATGAGACCGTGATTCCATCGGAAGGAAGAATGATCGAAAGATGTCTCTATCTCGCCTCCGGAGTAACAAAGATTTTTCTCCAGTGGAATGACAATTCTAAGAACATTGACAGTTTGAATGGGCCTCCGCGAACGTTTTTCGATTTAGATGCCTCTATCTCAACAAAACATTTGATCGTCTTGAGACTCTCATAATGTTTGAGAAGCTTCACtccctatttttgaaaaaaaaatattgattcagGTAACACCAAACTTGGGTCATTCTCTGTTTCTAGTATCTACTAGCCGTAgacaattgaattataattcaatcgATTTTTCTGCATAAATCATAACCTTAATTTAATGTTGAATTTGAAAGATTAATAAATTTGTGTTTGAATTTGATAAGAAGCAAATGAGTTCTGACCGGGTTGATATGATGATGGAGCTTTTTCACCCATTATCCTGGCCTCAGGGTGTAACACAGACAATAGACGCATGATATTTTTggtgtaatggtcaggggtcgattttcAGAAACTGACGATCTGGAGTTTATCCCACCATGCGCCTAATGTCTGTGTAtctgtatttacctccctccatatatATAGAGCAAACACTAGAGGTCGTTAAGATAATAGATCTATTTTTTCACCCATATTCTAGTCGATCCATCTAGAGTACAAAACCATGGCATACGACGTGAAAGCACTAGATGGCAGTCCTGCTATAGATTGATGAATTATCACACTTGAGGTGGTATGGAATCTTACTTAGTttcatcatgttatgttatgaaatTCGCCCCGGGCAATGAAGCTGTAAAAAATATTCAATGGTTAATTAGAGGGTAATTTTGCATGCAACCCCTATTGGCAAACAAatctttgcatgcagtccccatccatgaaaatttttgttttcactccccagtcaaacatatttacctaattgcccatgatatttttaggtacaaaaaatctaaaaatcagtataaatcctcttaaattgagtatattaacttagaatctagtatattttctatcaaattgagtacgattcttttttcacctcaaaatatactcgattttagtttaatgtggtgaatttaataggaattatattcatttttagactatttgtaccgaaaaatatgagggttaatttcgatagaaaatatactcgagcCTAGTATAGAGTGCTAGattctagtgtaaagtgctgaatttaacagaaattatatttgtttttagactttttatacctaaaaaataagagggataattttgattgaaaatatactcaattttaacataaagtactgactttaagaagaattatacttgtttttggcatttttgtattcaatttttgactttttgtacctaaaaaatctgaggggcaatttaggtaaTAATATTTACAtaagggagttgaaacaagtaatactttgcatgcagggagtggaaacaaagttttttggatatggggattgcatgcaaagttaacATTGTAATTGgggatttttctttaatttaccgTTAATTGgatatctaaaatttaattttcaggttaattagatatttaaaatttaattttcaactacgACATAATACAAGAGTGATTTTTCTCCAGTGGGATGACAGACCTAAGAACACTGACCATTGAATGTCGAACCGTAAGcgttttttaatttattctgatgatcaataagaaaatttcatagagtCAACCGACCGCCTTCAAAATTAATTGGatatgattataaaaaaaaaatcataaaatgaaATTCACAAAAGAAATGACCTTCATGCGCCCAATTGATAATGCATAGTACATTTGTATCTATATTATACATTCTGAAGGACAACTCTGACAACTGAATAGTGTGAATTAtatataacaataataaaatcttatcttattataTGAGATCGATTATATGGATGATTTTATAGCTTTATCTCTTACTATATCATtattatctatacttaaataaattttatcttacttTATTATTACTAATCAATTTTTTGTTGACAATAATTCTATCCTctactatattatcatctatacttaaataaatcttatcttattttattattaataaaaaaaaattttgtcttCCGTTTGATGtgcgtatttgtcatagtttcatattGCCTAACTGAaacatttattgatcgtctaagtacatgtctgtatCATCTTAAACGCGTCTCTAGAAGTTTTCACCCAAGAGTTGTAATTCTAACTTTCTTTTTAATGCTCTAATTTCTTATTCTGTCTATCTTCGTATGTTTATAGATCCACCTTAATATTGTTGATTATTCTAAATGCATGGATACAAATTAAATTGATAAACAGTAAATGCTTACATTGATCTCTTGCAGATCTGCAATCGACGTCGGCAAGACTCGCTGTcgaaagagcgatcacaggatcgaaaAGTCCTCCACAATTTCATGAACCAAATCCCACCGTCTCATATACTCTCCTTCCTCACTCTACATTGCATACCTTGATTATCCTTGGACGTACTATTTATAAAGGGAAATGACCTAGGGGTATGATGATCTTTTCCTTCaagagtagtggggaacgtgggcatgTTCCCACGTCTCCACTTTCTCCATTGCCTACAAATATATTTTTGCAACTCTCATATTTTTTGTTTATGTGCTACAGTcataatctaatatttaattataaattgaTATCATAATTTATTCATCTTTATATAATCTGAAGATGAATGGTAAAGAACGTTCAGAATAAACGTAATCACCCTTCCTCATACAATAAGCCCAAGAAacttaaaaaaacaaaacaaacaaacatatACTAACTGTAGACCATTTAATATTCAAGCATCACAATCACAACGCATGGGATATTGTTGTTTTTTAATGCACATATTAATACCTTCCAATCCAATCAGATAAATTTGCTTTCACTGTGGAACAAATCAATTTACTAGCTAGCAATGTGAGTTCATGCATGTCCTTGGGAATTTGTAGAAAGCCAAACAAATTATCATGATATATCTGTCTATACTTAGAATTAAAACGCAGTCGCCATTAACGCGAGTCCAGTCGCAAAGCAGAATCCAACCATTGTGAATTCTTTCTCCTCTCTCGTTGCAATCTCATTCCGCAAATCAGAAATTTCAGCCTCCAGTTTAAGAATGGTTGCTCGCATGGcttcctttttcttctcctcttctagtTTGTTCTTTATGTCTTTGAAACGTGGAGGGACGGCAGCTGACTTTTGCTCCATAAATTTTAGGGTTTGATGCGAGAGATTTTAGGGTTTGATCGAGAGATTTTTGTTGGGAGtatttgtaattaaaatttcctaagttAATTAATAGatcaaatatgatttttaatAAGTTATAAATATGAGTGAgatgatattttaataatttttaaaatattttcttttataataatctaatataatattgttaaataatttaaaacctgAAACATTAGCACGCAGTTACTGTGGTGTAGTGGTTATCACGTTAGTCTTACACACTAAAGGTCCCCAGTTCGATCCTGGGCAGTaacatcaaatttttttttttttttgaaactttcttattttcttttattttaaacaaTTTATAAAGGTTcccaattttataaaatattatgatTCAAATAATAAGCAAAACAAACTATTTGCTCATTTATTAATTActcagaaaaatattttttttataaaaaacgaATATTTTTATTAGCTATCTATTTTTTGTAACCAAAATTTTCACTTTTAGAAAGTGTGAAATTGACTTTAACAATtttaggaaaattaaatataacattaaattatgttaatttatttgaattaaaCTTTCAGAGAAGTTTTTATCGCATCGGTGACGGTAATCAATTTGGATTATTCAAGAAATAAAATCCTATGCAATATCATATTAATAATCTAAATCGTGCATTAAATAAGGAATATTAGTAAACTACGtgtattaatattaatttattgTATATTGGGATGGCCCAGTTCAGCCCATATGCTCAGTTTTAAAAGGGtattaaaaatctataaatattccatttttttcaaacttagaatAGATCCGTTGGCAATGGCGTAGTTAGGATTTTCACTTAGGAGAGGCAAAGCGACAGAGTCAGCAAATGATGACGGTGATGCTGACAGTAAACAATGGTGTCGACTAAgcaaaagaaattaattaagtaaATTTCACCTTAATTAAAAGGTGTTTTTTTTATGGAGCATCAGCGAAGCGATGACGTTAACCAAGTGAAGACAATGACCATGCAACAAATGACAGTGACGATGGTAGCAATTGGTGTCCGGTGATAGCGACTTGGACTATAACGGTAGCGACATGTCGTAAAAGATTTTGTGTTAAAATTAGAGTTAGAAAAAAGAATATGAAAGAAATTATaggaataaaaaaattgaaaagggGAAAATAAAAGTTCAggattagaggaggaagaagaaaaatggattaaaaaaaattgactttgGAAAAGAGGAAAATGGTTAGGTTGAAAgggttttaattaaaaaattttactaaaaagacgagaaagtttcaaaatttatgactatatatattttttattttttccctcaCCGTATTAATATTTTCCTTGAATTCCAGGAGGTGCGACCGCACCCCCTGAGCCTTATATAGCTACGCCCCTGTCCGTTGGGAAGTCTTGCGAGTTCTTGTTCGTCGATCTTTGACGTCGTTCACTGAGATAGAACCCCTAGATTCCCATCCCTTAGATTCGATCGACTCGCTGGCAAGGAGAAGGCTGAGGTACGAGGGACGATGAAGAGCATTCGCGGAAAtcgaatattttaaaattttagaaagggAAACTTAAATATGATTTGAATATTTTAATATCTTAGATACGTGTTTCCTAATTTACCGAATATTTTTGGTCTAGCTTAGGAATGAGCCGGCTGGATTTGGATGAATTTttaattggtaaaaaaaaataactgTTCTCATTTCTATACTGTCGATGTACTACTAATTTATCTCAGAGCCAATATAAGATAAATTACGGGCCTTCTTTAAGCTTTATGAGGAGGATCCATAACTTAAAGATTTTTTACAATCCATGAATTTGGTGCGTCTAAAAAGTGTCCTAATGAAACCCAACGTGGATCGTCGGACCGATCAAACCCAGTTCCGGGTGATGGAGAAGTTGTGGAATCTGAATGAGAGATCCCCAGCTGTGTCCCTAGTGAGAGATCCGTCAGGCCCTCCCCTGTACACCAAATCACCAGCACTCGAGCCACATGAGGCGAGGGCAATCGTTTATCCTCCGGCTTCTCGGCCATTTTCGCCGGTCTCGGAGGCGCCATCTCTCTCTCCCACATGAACAGGTGGAGCAGAATCGGCTTCAGCGCGTGGCGGTGGAGCGAGAGCTTCTGGCTGAGGGAGACCGTGTCGAAGCACCGTATCGCGCCTGACGTGGAGACCATCCATGGCAGGACCTTCTCGCCGCCGACCCTGGAAACGACAAGCAGCTTTGACACTTCCGTGGCTTCTCTGAAGAGCTCTCGGAGGCCCGATCTTGTGGCTGCAATGTTCGGGCTGTCGTCGTCGATCACAGATGATATGTAGACGAACCCCTGTAACACAAACTCCTACATCTACGTGACAACCAAACTAGAATTAAGGAACACGCATGGTATAATTGGAGCTAAACCTCTTCGGTTCGACTGATTGCAAAGCCTAACTTAGAGTCGCCTTCCCGAAGCCTAATCTCGACGGCCATCTCCCCTGCTTTCGGAGTGTACCAAAGCCTGACGGCCCTGATCACCCCGATGTCCACCCCATGGTAGTCCTCGAAGCCGTAGAGGCTGACATTGGCTAAGTTGGAGAGGTCAGCCAAGGACCCCGTGTTCACAGTGGACGAAGCTGTCTCGCCGGAAATCTATGCATCGATGCTCGAGCATGAATTGGAGTATTGGATAAAGTGAGTTCAATCACTCGTCTCGTACCTTGGTGAGTAGGGCCTCAGTTTGGACACTGGTGCAGGCAATGGGGACTCCTGAGCCCTGAGAGCAGTCGAGCCACGCGTTGGCCCGGGCCAACGTGTCCTCGACCGAGTTGTAGCGCGTGCCCGAAGGGTCAACTGCCTTGGGGAGGATGAGCAGGGAGAAGAAGCCGCTTGAGTTCGGAGTGTCCAGTGAGTTACGCATCATCTTTTCCCAGGGATATGAGACGTAGCCATCTTGGAGTTGGAAGTTGCTCAGTGCACTGACAGCTCTGGAATTCCTCGATCCTTTTGCAAAAGTGGTTAAACATGAGAATCGATTAGGGAACGATCGATGAAACAACGATCTATTTAATTAAGGACTTATTCGTTCATGGAAACAGAGTGAACTAGGGAAAGGGTAGGTATTACCCAGCGAGGCAAAGCAGTCGGGCAGGGAGCGGTCGACGATGTCGACGGCGTGATTGGGGTATTGGATGGATCGCAGCACGTACTGCCGGCGTCCGGCCTGCGGGTTGGACGTGATGCAGGCCTGGAGCTCGATGGTGGCGGCGCTGGGGTCGTCGGGCCATCCCCGGCGGGCCTTGAGGAGCACGGAGGTGTCGCCGCGCTTGTACGCAGTGTGGAGCTGCTTCATCACCGCCGCCCGGCCGCCCTTGAATGGCGCCCGCGCAGGCGGCAGCGCCCTGAAGATGACCTCCTCGAGGATGTCGCCGGTCTGCAGCGCGGCGGCCTCGCTGTCACCGCCGACTCCGCCGCTCCACT comes from the Zingiber officinale cultivar Zhangliang unplaced genomic scaffold, Zo_v1.1 ctg125, whole genome shotgun sequence genome and includes:
- the LOC122035885 gene encoding uncharacterized protein LOC122035885, with product MKMENQAVVAIDCTAGGSKAKEWSGGVGGDSEAAALQTGDILEEVIFRALPPARAPFKGGRAAVMKQLHTAYKRGDTSVLLKARRGWPDDPSAATIELQACITSNPQAGRRQYVLRSIQYPNHAVDIVDRSLPDCFASLGSRNSRAVSALSNFQLQDGYVSYPWEKMMRNSLDTPNSSGFFSLLILPKAVDPSGTRYNSVEDTLARANAWLDCSQGSGVPIACTSVQTEALLTKISGETASSTVNTGSLADLSNLANVSLYGFEDYHGVDIGVIRAVRLWYTPKAGEMAVEIRLREGDSKLGFAISRTEEGFVYISSVIDDDSPNIAATRSGLRELFREATEVSKLLVVSRVGGEKVLPWMVSTSGAIRCFDTVSLSQKLSLHRHALKPILLHLFMWEREMAPPRPAKMAEKPEDKRLPSPHVARVLVIWCTGEGLTDLSLGTQLGISHSDSTTSPSPGTGFDRSDDPRWVSLGHFLDAPNSWIVKNL